GCTTCAATTATCTGGGGTTCGGGTCGTGGCAATGCCAGAAAGTCATAAATCATATCGCGCACAAAAAGGCGCATGGTGAGCAGGGCGGAGACGGGATACCCCGGCAGACCGATTACAGGTGTATCCCCAACCATTGAAAGAATAACCGGTTTTCCAGGTTTGATGGCCACCCCATGGATAATTACTTTTCCAACTTCGGCCAGGACTCTTGCACTGTAATCCCGGGTTCCGGCGGAGGCACCCGCGTTAAGGATAACGATATCATTTGTCCGGGCAGCAGCTTTAATTGTCTCCCTGAGTTGCTTCGGGTCGTCCAGGACCGGCAGGCCTCTTGTTGCCACGCAACCCCATTCATTGAGATAACCGGCTAGAATCCGGGAATTGAACTCTATAATGTTTCCGGCCTTTGGGGCCTGGTCCGGCTGGATGAGTTCCGATCCTGTGGGAATTACGTGGGCCCTCGGGGGGCAACGGACTTCTATTTCCGTGACACCCGTGGCCAGCATAGCACCTTGGTCGATGGGTCGAATCCTGTGTCCTTCCGGCAGGATCAGTTCCGTTGCCACCAGATCTTCACCGATGGTTCTGACGTGCTGCCAGGGGGTGGCCGGCATGTGCAGTTCAACAGTGTCTTTATCGATCTGATGAACATCTTCAATCATAACAACAGCGTTAAACCCTTCTGGAATGGCGTTTCCTGTGTTGACGGGAACAAACTGTTCTCTGGTCAACCGGACAGGAGCTGCTTCCGTGGCGCTGCTCAGGTCGGAAAAATGGACAGCAATCCCGTCCATAGCGGCAGCATTGTAGGAGGGGGATGACCTGTGGGCAAAAACCGGATGAGCGGTAATACGCCCCAGGGAATCATCGACTTTGACGTTTTCCACCGGAGATTTACTGTAGAACCCGCATTCATCGAGTGCTTTTTTCCAAATGGTCATGGCTTCGGCCAGGACCGTATTACGCACATATATATTGTGTTGTCTGCTCATTGGTAGAGATATACAAGAACTTGGTCATCTCTGGAAACGCCTTGGTTTTCCTCATCAATCACAAAAAATCCGTCAGCCCTTGAGAGGGTGGAGATGGAACCGGATTTGCCAAGGATGGGGTAGGCCGTCCATGTGTCGTTCTCGAGTTTGAGTTTTACCCGCACCAGATCACGTCTACCGGCAGCGGAGTTGATATTACGGCTTAAAACACAGCTGAGGCCGGGCTCGGGGAGGATTTCATTTTTTCCTTGGAGGGCACGGATTGCCGGGCCGACAAAGAGATCAAAACAGACCAGTGCAGAAACAGGGTGACCCGGAAGGCCAAAAACAGGAGTGGCTCCGCTCATCCCGATTAAGATGGGTTTGCCCGGTTTGAGAGCGACACCATGAACAAGGATTCCGGGAGGACCAAGGGTCTCGACCGCCTGTTCACCCAGATCCCGAACACCAACAGAGCTGCCCCCGGAAAAGAGTACGATATCATTTTCCTGCACTGCTTTCTCAAGAGCGGGAAAAAATATATCCCTGTGGTCTGAAACGATCCCGTAGTCGGTTACTTCTCCACCGAGCCGCCTGACCATGCCGGTCAGGGTCAGGGAATTTATGTTTCTTATCTGGCCTGTCCGGGGTTTTTCCTGGAAAGGAATTATTTCATCTCCTGTGGAGACAATACCGACCCTGATTTTTTTATACACATTTACTTCGGCAATTCCAAGTCCTGCCAGCAATCCGAGGTCCTGGGGGCGGAGGAGATGCCCTTCACTCAGGGCCGTAGTATCCCTTTTTATATCCTCGCCTTTTCTGATAAGGTTTGTCCCGGCACCCACACCCTTGATAATCTCAATCATGGTGTCATCCACGGGGACGGTATGTTCAAGCATAACGACACTGTCGGCCCCGGTGGCAGCAGCCCGCCCGTGGGAATTTTGAAACAACATCCTTTTTTGACCTTACCCACCGGCATTTCTCCCATGATCACCTCTCCCGTAATATTCAGGTAACAGGGCATGGAATGACTGGCACCGAATGTGTCCGCCGCTCTCACCGCATAGCCATCCATGGTTGAACGGTCCTTTTCGGGGAGATCCTCCGGAGAAATAACAGGATAAGACAGGATTCGATCAAGAGCCTGATGCAGGGGGATCCGTTCTTCCTGCCTGGTCAGACTCTCAAGGTTTTTCCTGAGAATCAAAAGGGCGTTATCAACCGTAATCAAACCGGTTCTGCCAAGCATGTCCCTGGGATTATCTGAGTGAGTCATGGGTGGTGGTAATTGTCAGTTTAATTCGGGGAAAATCAGCAAGAAGAAAAGGAAAATCCTCCTTGTTCACAGTTTTCCCGGAGAGTACACACTGTTTGATCTGTGAAAGCAGCGAAGGACGTTTTGCCAGATAATTCAATAAATGTCCAGTCTTTATGATGATTGAATTTTGCAGCAGTTCCGGTCCCCTGTCAAAAGCGATGGAGTTAAACAGTTTGAGCGTGACAGTAACTTTTTTTGTCTCTATATTCTGAGTGTTTTTTTTGTCTGGAGTGGTGCGCAGGGCGGCATGAAAACTGTTCCGTCTGAAAATTGCTCCTGCAAGTCCCGGCATGGCCGCAGAAAGAGCGAGGACTGGATTTTTTCCGGACAGAGGAGTGGTGAGGTCGTCCACTGCAGTACCGTCCAGGAAGATTGTCTGCACGATGTCCGCTATGTAATCTACTGTAAAACCGGGAAGTCCGTCGAGAAAACGAGCGACGGGTTCATAAGGTGGACATTTGATTTCTATACCGGACTGCAATAAAGTAGTATAAAATGACATGTCCCGGGGATTGATTGTGAGGGAAAGTTCAGGTGTTTGTATGGCTTTTTCCATGGACGATGCTCGAATCATTTCAGAATAGTACCTGAATCCTGAAACCGTTCCGGATTCAGGGGGAAGGTAAAAAACGATTAATACCTGATTAAGGCGCACTGTTCCATATTAAGGTACTCTGACGATTTTAGCAAAATTAATGTTGGATGCAGTTAAAAAAATCTGTTTACCCTCAACCTCATGCATATCTTCAGGTTCATAAGTGTCAGGCTGATTTTTTTTAGTTGCAGGATTCAGCTGATATTCATGGTGTTAAATTTTTAAAAATGGAAAGACAATGACAGTAGACAAGCTGAAAAAGTATGCGGGGTACTCCGAGTTTTCCGGTCCCGTGGTACTTGTAATAATGGATGGTGTAGGCATTGGACCCGGTGATGAAAGTGATGGGGTCCATATGGCAAATACCCCGGTTCTTGACCGGCTTTTCCAGGAGAAACTTTTTACCCGCCTGAAGGCTCATGGTTCCGCGGTTGGTCTGCCTTCTGAAAATGATATGGGAAATTCCGAGGTGGGGCATAATGCCCTTGGTGCAGGCAGGATCTTTTCCCAGGGGGCGCAACTGGTGAATGAGGCAATATCTTCCGGTTCGGTTACTGCAGGATCAAGTTGGGCAATGATACGACAATGTGCCGAAGCGGGTGGAACAATACATTTCATCGGTCTCGTCTCCGATGGTAATGTGCACAGTCATATTGATCATCTTTTTGGTCTGCTGGATCAGTGTTCTGCAAACGGATTTAAAAAAGTCAGGGTTCATGCCCTTCTGGACGGACGTGATGTGGACCCGAAGAGTGCTCTGAATTATATCAAGCCACTTGAGGAGAAACTGAGCCGGCTTTCAGGAAACGGAGCCGATTATAGAATTGCTTCCGGGGGTGGCAGGATGATAACCACCATGGATCGCTACAACGCAAACTGGTCCGTTGTGGAAAGGGGATGGAAGGCCCATGTTCTGGGGGAAGGCAGGTTCTTTTCATCAGCTTCCGAGGCGGTGTCAACCTATTACAGTGAAGACCCGGAGATGACCGATCAATATATGGAAAGTTTTGTCATTGTGGAAGATGACGTTCCTGTCGGTACCATTGAGGATGGGGATGCCGTCGTGTTTTTTAATTTCAGGGGAGACCGGGCCATTGAGATTTCCAGGGCTTTTGAGGAAGACGGTTTCAGTGAATTTGACCGGGTGAGAAAACCGGATGTTTTTTATGCCGGATTGATGCAGTACGATGGTGATGCGGAGATTCCTGCGAATTACCTGATCGAACCACCGGCCATCAGCAAGACCCTCGGCGAGTATCTCTGCAGGGCGGAAGTGAGTTCCTTTGCCATTTCAGAAACCCAGAAGTTTGGTCATGTGACCTATTTCTGGAACGGTAACAGGTCTGGTTATATCGACGAAAAGTTTGAGCTTTATGAAGAAATCCCGTCGGACAAGATAGAATTTGATCAGCGTCCATGGATGAAGGCGGCGGAAATTACCGACAGGGTTCTTGAGATAATTGCCGGAGCCAACCATAAATTTATCCGTCTCAACCTGGCAAACGGAGATATGGTGGGCCACACCGGCTTTCCTGCCTCCATTCGCATTGCTGTGGAAACGGTTGATATATCACTGAAAAGAATACTCGATGCAGTTCAAAAAGCCGGTGGTATAACCGTTGTCACGGCTGATCATGGTAACGCCGACTGTATGTGGAAGAAGAAAAACGGCACAATTACACCCATGGTGGCCCATACCCTCAACCCTGTACCTTTCATTGTGAAGGATTACAGCGACAGCAACAGTTTTACAATGGCCGATATCCAAAATCCAGGACTGGCCAACGTGGCAGCAACCCTGTGTGTTCTCCTGGGTTACATTCCGCCGGATGATTATGAACCATCATTGCTTGAGTGGAAATCCTCTACAACAGATAGTTGACGAAAAAAAAATTATGACTGAACGAATCAGTAAATCGGCAAGAAAAAGAAGATTCAAACAGGAGGAAGCCGCGGCTGAAGAACTGTCCAGGCTTTCAGACAGGGATCTCAAGGTGTTTCCCGGTGGCGAGGCAGTGAGGTCGGAAATTATAGCCTGCAGGGGATTGAAGGGTGGAGCACGGAAAAGACAGGTCAAGTATCTTGCAAAGGTGATGCGCCAGGATTCCATGGATGATCTGCTCGACTATCTTGCAGAAAAAAAAGGTTCTGCCGTAAAACGGACAATGGCCCACAAGGAGGCGGAGAGATTGAGGGATGTTGTCATTAATGAGGCGATGGATTTCCAGCAGTTCTGCCTGCAGAATGGAGAAGAGTGGGAGCCTGACTGGCCCGGTGATGAAATTGCCTCCATTGTCGCAGCTTATCCGTTGAATGAGAGAGAGTTGAGGCAGTCCGTGTTCCAGTATACCAGAACACGGATTCATTCCCATTACCGGGAGGTGTTCAGGATCCTGAAGGCTGCGGTGGATAAGAAAGATATGCTGGACAGGATCAGTCCGGAAAAGACCTGAATTCAATCTTCACCGGGGACCTGTGTATATCCAGAAATCCCCGGTGAAAGGGAAACAATTATACCTCAATCCTGCACTTCGATGCCTCGTATCTTCGGCAAGATTGCCAATTGCAGCATTGAGGTTATACCTTAAAATTATTGACGATTGTTGTCAACCTGCTGGAAAGATCATGCAGGGTGTCCGCGCTGGTCTTCACCTCACCGCTGCTTGCTGAAATATGCGTGGACGAGGTGTTGACGCTGGTGATGTCCCTGGCAATGGAGTCGGCAACAACCGATATCTGATTGACATTTTCATTGACTTCTCCCAGTCCCTGCGATGCCTGTGAAATATTGGTTGCGATTTCCCCGGTTGCTGCAGACTGCTCTCCAACAGAGGTGGAAATGGTGGCGATGATTT
The DNA window shown above is from Desulfomarina profundi and carries:
- a CDS encoding molybdopterin biosynthesis protein, with the translated sequence MSRQHNIYVRNTVLAEAMTIWKKALDECGFYSKSPVENVKVDDSLGRITAHPVFAHRSSPSYNAAAMDGIAVHFSDLSSATEAAPVRLTREQFVPVNTGNAIPEGFNAVVMIEDVHQIDKDTVELHMPATPWQHVRTIGEDLVATELILPEGHRIRPIDQGAMLATGVTEIEVRCPPRAHVIPTGSELIQPDQAPKAGNIIEFNSRILAGYLNEWGCVATRGLPVLDDPKQLRETIKAAARTNDIVILNAGASAGTRDYSARVLAEVGKVIIHGVAIKPGKPVILSMVGDTPVIGLPGYPVSALLTMRLFVRDMIYDFLALPRPEPQIIEAVMSRPLHSAMGVDQFVQITLGKVGETLMATPSGKGAGVVMSLVRGDGLLTIPTGSEGVGAGEKVKIELLRSRNDIDATLVFIGSHDNILDLLANQLHRQRPIVRISSAHVGSMGGLMAIRRGEAHIAGTHLLDEKTGEYNISFIQRFLKDIPLQLINLCYREQGLIVAPGNPENIQSFKDLADKGHIFINRQNGAGTRLLTDKILAEEGIDPADLQGYGHEEYTHMSVAAAVASNSVDAGLGIRAAANALGLDFVPIAEERYDLIIPKTFLEESKVKTVLDLIRTDSTFHETILSLGGYNLRDCGKVLYEQ
- a CDS encoding molybdopterin molybdotransferase MoeA, which encodes MYKKIRVGIVSTGDEIIPFQEKPRTGQIRNINSLTLTGMVRRLGGEVTDYGIVSDHRDIFFPALEKAVQENDIVLFSGGSSVGVRDLGEQAVETLGPPGILVHGVALKPGKPILIGMSGATPVFGLPGHPVSALVCFDLFVGPAIRALQGKNEILPEPGLSCVLSRNINSAAGRRDLVRVKLKLENDTWTAYPILGKSGSISTLSRADGFFVIDEENQGVSRDDQVLVYLYQ
- the gpmI gene encoding 2,3-bisphosphoglycerate-independent phosphoglycerate mutase codes for the protein MTVDKLKKYAGYSEFSGPVVLVIMDGVGIGPGDESDGVHMANTPVLDRLFQEKLFTRLKAHGSAVGLPSENDMGNSEVGHNALGAGRIFSQGAQLVNEAISSGSVTAGSSWAMIRQCAEAGGTIHFIGLVSDGNVHSHIDHLFGLLDQCSANGFKKVRVHALLDGRDVDPKSALNYIKPLEEKLSRLSGNGADYRIASGGGRMITTMDRYNANWSVVERGWKAHVLGEGRFFSSASEAVSTYYSEDPEMTDQYMESFVIVEDDVPVGTIEDGDAVVFFNFRGDRAIEISRAFEEDGFSEFDRVRKPDVFYAGLMQYDGDAEIPANYLIEPPAISKTLGEYLCRAEVSSFAISETQKFGHVTYFWNGNRSGYIDEKFELYEEIPSDKIEFDQRPWMKAAEITDRVLEIIAGANHKFIRLNLANGDMVGHTGFPASIRIAVETVDISLKRILDAVQKAGGITVVTADHGNADCMWKKKNGTITPMVAHTLNPVPFIVKDYSDSNSFTMADIQNPGLANVAATLCVLLGYIPPDDYEPSLLEWKSSTTDS
- a CDS encoding DarP family protein; protein product: MTERISKSARKRRFKQEEAAAEELSRLSDRDLKVFPGGEAVRSEIIACRGLKGGARKRQVKYLAKVMRQDSMDDLLDYLAEKKGSAVKRTMAHKEAERLRDVVINEAMDFQQFCLQNGEEWEPDWPGDEIASIVAAYPLNERELRQSVFQYTRTRIHSHYREVFRILKAAVDKKDMLDRISPEKT